The Lycium barbarum isolate Lr01 chromosome 9, ASM1917538v2, whole genome shotgun sequence genome has a segment encoding these proteins:
- the LOC132611538 gene encoding uncharacterized protein LOC132611538, translated as MFTKEEVTSALKGLPSAKSPGIDGFPAEFFQHYWEVISEDITAAVLSSSPLGNYSKVLTTRLKLVVDSIVGPSQSAFIEGRSILDNVVVAHEIVKSYSYKNVSPRCLIKIDIRKAYDSVEWSFLQMVLHEFGFPIKIVSLIMECVTIVQYSLILNGGLTPQFQAKKGLRQGDLMSPADHGSIQLMLQAFTHFSQVSGLHANLEKSSIYLAGVSQMFKDQIINDMEFVVGEIPFRYLGVPLSSKKLSIQQCMPLAQVFLLLKKITELVTSVCRTFLWTGAAELWRKALVAWERLKKTLRVQWIHSFYIKAQSIDAMLRPKQASWIVRKIIDARDWFDTDDILTELTKFCQNGKFNIKLAYQSFLPQCPKVQWKSITMGNGIIPRQQFITWLAIQHRLATVDRLAKWGIQVAKHCVLCDLGTKETLAHFFFDCRYCSNIWSALLRWLGITRHSTSWYIEIAWLSQRVKSARPKAEILRFLFNATIYHVWLERNARRFQTT; from the exons atgtttactaaggAAGAAGTAACCAGTGCACTCAAGGGCCTGCCATCAGCTAAGTCACCGGGAATAGATGGATTCCCAGCAGAATTTTTTCAACATTATTGGGAGGTGATTAGTGAGGACATAACAGCGGCTGTACTTAGTTCTTCACCACTGGGAAATTACTCAAAA GTGTTGACTACCAGACTCAAACTAGTAGTTGATAGCATAGTAGGACCTTCTCAGTCTGCATTTATTGAGGGTAGGAGTATACTTGATAATGTGGTAGTTGCTCATGAAATTGTCAAAAGTTACTCCTATAAGAATGTATCACCCAGGTGCTTAATCAAGATAGACATCCGGAAAGCCTATGATTCTGTGGAGTGGAGCTTTTTGCAAATGGTCCTTCATGAGTTTGGCTTTCCTATCAAGATTGTCTCACTCATAATGGAATGTGTCACAATAGTCCAGTACTCCCTAATACTAAATGGTGGTCTTACTCCTCAGTTTCAAGCTAAGAAAGGATTGAGACAAGGTGACCTTATGTCACC GGCTGACCATGGGTCCATACAGTTGATGCTACAGGCCTTCACACATTTCTCTCAAGTGTCAGGCTTGCATGCTAACTTGGAGAAAAGCTCCATCTACTTAGCAGGGGTGTCCCAAATGTTCAAAGATCAGATCATCAATGACATGGAGTTTGTTGTAGGGGAGATACCATTTAGATACTTGGGAGTTCCTCTGTCTTCCAAGAAACTCAGCATTCAGCAGTGTATGCCCCTG GCCCAAGTTTTCCTATTGCTTAAAAAGATTACTGAACTAGTTACAAGTGTCTGTAGAACATTTCTGTGGACTGGAGCTGCTGAGCTATGGAGGAAAGCACTTGTCGCTTGGGAAAGATT GAAAAAGACTTTGCGGGTGCAGTGgattcattcattttacatcaaAGCTCAAAGTATTGATGCAATGCTGCGGCCTAAACAGGCAAGTTGGATTGTGAGGAAAATAATTGATGCAAGAGATTGGTTTGACACGGATGACATACTTACAGAGTTAACTAAATTCTGTCAGAACGGCAAGTTCAACATCAAATTGGCTTACCAATCATTCCTTCCCCAATGCCCAAAGGTACAATGGAAAAGCATCACTATGGGAAATGGAATAATTCCTAGACAACAATTCATCACTTGGCTAGCCATTCAACACAGGCTGGCCACTGTAGACAGACTAGCCAAATGGGGTATTCAAGTAGCCAAACATTGTGTACTATGCGACTTAGGCACAAAGGAAACACTAGCCCATTTTTTCTTCGACTGCAGATACTGCAGCAACATATGGAGTGCACTGCTTAGATGGTTGGGTATTACTAGGCATTCTACTAGCTGGTATATAGAGATAGCATGGTTGAGCCAAAGAGTTAAGAGTGCACGACCTAAAGCTGAAATTCTTAGATTCCTATTCAATGCGACTATCTATCATGTTTGGTTGGAAAGAAATGCCAGGAGATTCCAAACTACTTAA